Sequence from the Cherax quadricarinatus isolate ZL_2023a chromosome 97, ASM3850222v1, whole genome shotgun sequence genome:
cagggtcattaacactagttggttaatggggtttaaagtctatctactacaccggGGTCATTAACactagttggttaatggggtttaaagtctatctactacaccagggtcattaacactagttggttaatggggtttaaagtctatctactacaccagggtcattaacactggttggttaatggggtttaaagtctatctactacaccagggtcattaacactagttggttaatggggtttaaagtctatctactccaccagggtcattaacactagttggttaatggggtttaaagtctatctactacaccagggtcattaacactagttggttaatggggtttaaagtctatctactacaccagggtcattaacactagttggttaatggggtttaaagtctatctactacaccagggtcattaacactagttggttaatggggtttaaagtctatctactacaccagggtcattaacactggttggttaatggggtttaaagtctatctactacaccaggatcattaacactggttggttaatggggtttaaagtctatctactacaccaggatcattaacactggttggttaatggggtttaaagtctatctactacaccaggatcattaacactggttggttaatggggtttaaagtctatctactacaccaggatcattaacactggttggttaatggggtttaaagtctatctactacaccggggtcattaacactggttggttaatggggtttaaagtctatctactacaccagggtcattaacactggttggttaatggggtttaaagtctatctactacaccggggtcattaacactggttggttaatggtgtttaaagtctatctactacaccagggtcattaacactggttggttaatggtgtttaaaatctatctactacaccagggtcattaacactggttggttaatgggatttaaagtctatctactacaccaggatcattaacactggttggttaatggggtttaaagtctatctactacaccggggtcattaacactggttggttaatggggtttaaagtctatctactacaccagggtcattaacactggttggttaatggggtttagagtctatctactacaccagggtcattaacactggttggttaatggggtttaaagtctatctactacaccaggatcattaataatggttggttaatggggtttaaagtctatctactacaccaggatcattaacactggttggttaatgggatttaaagtctatctactacaccaggatcattaacactggttggttaatggggtttaaagtctatctactacaccagggtcattaacactcgttggttaatggggtttaaagtctatctactacaccaggatcattaacactggctggttaatggggtttaaagtctatctactacaccaggatcattaacactggttggttaatggggtttaaagtctatctactacaccagggtcattaacactggttggttaatggggtttaaagtctatctactacaccaggatcattaacactggttggttaatggggtttaaagtctatctactacaccagggtcattaacactggttggttaatggggtttaaagtctatccacTAGAGGGTGTGGCATCCTGGCTGTCAGCCAAGACAGTCGTGGCACTGATGACAGTATCAGCTATCACCAGAAATAGACCAGCCTAATATGGTGTGGGCGCCTCACACAGTGTTAATACTAACACACtgtgttaacacagtgttaacataatattaacactacaacacagtgttaataCTAACACACtgtgttaacacagtgttaacacaaaattaacacaatattaacataacagtaacacaatattaacactaCCACAGAGTGTTAATACAGtattaacacaatattaacataacattaacacaatattaacacaatattaacactaccacacagtgctaATGCAGTATTAACACAATATTAGCATAATATTAACCCAATATTAACACCACAGTATTATCTCAATattaacacaacattaacacaatattaacacaatattaacaccacaGTATTATCTCAATattaacacaacattaacacaatattaacacaatattaacaccacaGTATTATCTCATTattaacacaacattaacacaacattaacacaatattaacacaatattaacacaacattaacacaatattaacaatattaacaccacagTATTATCTCAATattaacacaacattaacacaatattaacaccataGTATTATCTCAATattaacacaacattaacacaatattaacacaatGTTAACACCACAGTATTATCTCAAtattaacacaatattaacacaacattaacacaatattaacaccacaGTATTATCTCAATattaacacaacattaacacaatattaacacaatGTTAACTCCATAGTATTATCTCAATattaacacaacattaacacaatattaacacaatGTTAACACCACAGTATTATCTCAATATTAACACAACattgacacaacattaacaacattaacacaatattaacaccacaGTATTATCTCAATattaacacaacattaacacaatattaacacaatattaacacaacattaacacaatattaacacaatattaacaccacaGTATTATCTCAATattaacacaacattaacacaacattaacacaatattaacaccacaGTATTATCTCAATattaacacaacattaacacaatattaacacaatattaacacaacattaacacaatattaacacaatattaacaccacaGTATTATCTCAATattaacacaacattaacacaacattaacacaatattaacaccacaGTATTATCTCAATattaacacaacattaacacaacattaacacaatattaacaccacaGTATTATCTCAATATTAACACAACattgacacaacattaacacaacattaacacaatattaacaccacaGTATTATCTCAAtattaacacaatattaacacaacattaacacaacattaacacaatattaacaccacaGTATTATCTCAATattaacacaacattaacacaatattaacaccacaGTATTATCTCAATattaacacaacattaacacaatattaacacaatattaacaccacaGTATTATCTCAATattaacacaacattaacacaacattaacacaatattaacatAATATTAACACCACAGTATTATCTCAATATTAACACAACattgacacaacattaacacaatattaacacaatattaacaccacaGTATTATCTCAATATTAACACAACattgacacaacattaacacaacattaacacaatattaacaccacaGTATTATCTCAATATTAACACAACattgacacaacattaacacaacattaacacaatattaacaccacaGTATTATCTCAATATTAACACAACATTGACACAATattaacacaacattaacacaatattaacaagGTTCTCCCATTCCCAGGGGTTAAATTCGCCTTCTCAATCTACGACTTTGAAGGCAATGGTACCATGGATGCCTATTACATTGGTGACTGTCTGAGGGCCCTGAACTTGAACCCAACTCTGGCTGTCATAGAGAAAGTAGGAGGCAAAGATAAGAGAAAGGAGAAGATCATTAAACTGGATGATTTCCTGCCTATCTTTGCTCAGGTGAAGAAAGATAAGGATGCTGGATCTTACGAGGACTTTATGGAAGTCTTGAAGCTGTATGATAAGGCTGAGAATGGTACCATGATGTATGCTGAGCTGGAGCACATATTGATGTCACTGGGTGAGTATGTTGTGTCcctgggtgagtgtgttgtgtccctGGGTGTTGTTATGGAAGTCTTGAAGCTGTATGATAAGGCTGAGAATGGTACCATGATGTATGCTGAGCTGGAGCACATATTGATGTcactgggtgagtgtgttgtgtccctgggtgagtgtgttgtgtccctgggtgagtgtgttgtgtccctGGGTGTTGTTATGGAAGTCTTGAAGCTGTATGATAAGGCTGAGAATGGTACCATGATGTATGCTGAGCTGGAGCACATATTGATGTcactgggtgagtgtgttgtgtccctgggtgagtgtgttgtgtccctGGGTGTTGTTATGGAAGTCTTGAAGCTGTATGATAAGGCTGAGAATGGTACCATGATGTATGCTGAGCTGGAGCACATATTGATGTCACTGGGTGAGTATGTTGTGTCcctgggtgagtgtgttgtgtccctgggtgagtgtgttgtgtccctgggtgagtgtgttgtgtccctGGGTGTTGTTATGGAAGTCTTGAAGCTGTATGATAAGGCTGAGAATGGTACCATGATGTATGCTGAGCTGGAGCACATATTGATGTCcctgggtgagtgtgttgtgtccctgggtgagtgtgttgtgtttgtatgatgctgtgttgtgtccCTGGGTGAGTATATTGTGTCCCTGGGTGAGTGTATTGTGTCCCTGGGTGAGTGTATTGTGTCcctgggtgagtgtgttgtgtccctgggtgagtgtgttgtgtccctgggtgagtgtgttgtgtccctgggtgagtgtgttgtgtccctgggtgagtgtgttgtgtccctgggtgagtgtgttgtgtccctgggtgagtgtgttgtgtttgtatgaTGCTGTATTGTGTCCCTGGGTgagtatgttgtgttactgtatgttaTGTTGCAGGCTATGTTGTGTTGTTAATAACTTGTGTTGCTGTtagagtgttgcagtgttgctaatAATTTGTGTTGCTGTTagaatgttgcagtgttgctaATAATTTGTGTTGCTGTTagaatgttgcagtgttgctaATAATTTGTGTTGGTGTTAGAATATTGCAGTGTTGCTAATAACTTGTATTGCTGTTAGAATGTTGCACACAGTGTTGTTAATAACTAGTGTTGCAGACAGTGTTGCTAATAActtgtgttgtagacagtgttgctAATAACTTGTGTTGCACACAGTGTTGCTAATAACTTGTGTTGCACACAGTGTTGCTAATAACTTGTGTTGCACACAGTGTTGCTAATAACTTGTGTTGCACACAGTGTTGCTAATAACTTGTGTTGCACACAGTGTTGCTAATAACTTGTGTTGCAGACAGTGTTGCTAATAACCAGTGTTGCAGACAGTGTTGCTAATAACCAGTGTTGCAGACAGTGTTGCTAATAACTTGTGTTGCAGACAGTGTTGCTAATAaccagtgttgtagacagtgttgctAATAACCAGTGTTGCAGACAGTGTTGCTAATAACCAGTGTTGCACACAGTGTTGCTAATAACTTGTGTTGCAGACAGTGTTGCTAATAACTTGTGTTGCAGACAGTGTTGCTAATAACTTGTGTTGCAGACAGTGTTGCTAATAaccagtgttgtagacagtgttgctAATAACTTGTGTTGCAGACAGTGTTGCTAATAaccagtgttgtagacagtgttgctAATAACTTGTGTTGCAGACAGTGTTGCTAATAACTTGTGTTGCAGACAGTGTTGCTAATAACTTGTGTTGCAGACAGTGTTGCTAATAACTTGTGTTGCAGACAGTGTTGCTAATAaccagtgttgtagacagtgttgctAATAACTTGTGTTGCAGACAGTGTTGCTAATAaccagtgttgtagacagtgttgctaataacttgtgttgcagacagtgttgctaataacttgtgttgcagacagtgttgctaataacttgtgttgcagacagtgttgctaataacttgtgttgcagacagtgttgctaataacatgtgttgcacACAGTGTTGTTAATAACCAGTGTTGCAGACAGTGTTGCTAATAACTAGTGTTGCACACAGTGTTGCTAATAACCAGTGTTGCAGACAGTGTTGCTAATAACTTGTGTTGCACACAGTGTtgctaataacatgtgttgcacACAGTGTTGCTAATAACCAGTGTTGCAGACAGTGTTGCTAATAACTAGTGTTGCAGACAGTGTTGCTAATAACTTGTGTTGCACACAGTGTTGCTAATAACCAGTGTTGCACACAGTGTTGCTAATAACCAGTGTTGCACACAGTGTTGCTAATAACCAGTGTTGCACACAGTGTTGCTAATAACCAGTGTTGCACACAGTGTTGCTAATAACCAGTGTTGCAGACAGTGTTGCTAATAACCAGTGTTGCACACAGTGTTGCTAATAACCAGTGTTGCACACAGTGTTGCTAATAACCAGTGTTGCAGACAGTGTTGCTAATaacttgtgttgctgttgtgttgcagGAGAGCGCCTTGAGAAGTCAGAACTTGAACCAGTGTTGAAGGAGTGTTGCAACGAGGAAGATGAGGATGGTTTCATTCCTTACGAACGTAAGTGTTTCCTGGGCCTCATCAGTCACTGAGGCTCTGAAGAGAGcttaggggggtcagtcccttaaATTATTGCATCTTGGTCCCTGGGGTTTCATCAGTCCCTGAAGTTCTGAAGTGTACCTGGGGATCAGTCCCTTAAATTATTGCATCTTGGTCCCTGGAGCTTCATCAGTCCCTGAAGTTCTGAAGTATTCCTGGGGGTCAGTCCCTTAAATTATTGCATCTTGGTCCCTAGAACTTCATCAGTCCCTGAAGTTCTGAAGTGTACCTGGGGATCAGTCCCTTAAATTATTGCATCTTGGTCCCTGGAGCTTCATCAGTCCCTGAAGTTCTGAAATGTACCCGGGGATCAGTCCCTTAAATTATTGCATCTTGGTCCCTGGAGCTTCATCAGTCCCTGAAGTTCTGAAGTGTACCTGGGGATCAGTCCCTTAAATTATTGCATCTTGGTCCCTGGAGCTTCATCAGTCCCTGAAGTTCTGAAGTGTACCTGGGGATCAGTCCCTTAAATTATTGCATCTTGGTCCCTGGAGCTTCATCAGTCCCTGAAGTTCTGAAGTGTACCTGGGGATCAGTCCCTTAAATTATTGCATCTTGGTCCCTGGGGTTTCATCAGTCCCTGAAGTTCTGAAGTGTACCTGGGGATCAGTCCCTTAAATTATTGCATCTTGGTCCCTGGGGTTTCATCAGTCCCTGAAGTTCTGAAGTGTACCCGGGGATCAGTCCCTTAAATTATTGCATCTTGGTCCCTGGAGCTTCATCAGTCCCTGAAGTTCTGAAATGTACCCGGGGATCAGTCCCTTAAATTATTGCATCTTGGTCCCTGGAGCTTCATCAGTCCCTGAAGTTCTGAAGTGTACCTGGGGATCAGTCCCTTAAATTATTGCATCTTGGTCCCTGGAGCTTCATCAGTCCCTGAAGTTCTGAAGTGTTCCTGGGGGTCAGTCCCTTAAATTATTGCATCTTGGTCCCTAGAACTTCATCAGTCCCTGAAGTTCTGAAGTGTACCTGGGGATCAGTCCCTTAAATTATTGCATCTTGGTCCCTGGAGCTTCATCAGTCCCTGAAGTTCTGAAATGTACCCGGGGATCAGTCCCTTAAATTATTGCATCTTGGTCCCTGGAGCTTCATCAGTCCCTGAAGTTCTGAAATGTACCCGGGGATCAGTCCCTTAAATTATTGCATCTTGGTCCCTGGGGTTTCATCAGTCCCTGAAGTTCTGAAATGTACCCGGGGATCAGTCCCTTAAATTATTGCATCTTGGTCCCTGGGGTTTCATCAGTCCCTGAAGTTCTGAAATGTACCTGGGGATCAGTCCCTTAAATTATTGCATCTTGGTCCCTAGAACTTCATCAGTCCCTGAAGTTCTAAAGTATTCCTGGGGGTCAGTCCCTTAAATTATTGCATCTTGGTCCCTGGAGCTTCATCAGTCCCTGAAGTTCTGAAATGTACCTGGGGATCAGTCCCTTAAATTATTGCATCTTGCCCATTATTGTCTATTATTACCTAATATTGCCCCAACATGATTTTAATAGAGCTGGTCCATGCTGGTCCATATTGATTGATGATGGACCATGTTGGTCcatactggtccatactagaccaTGTTGGTCcatactggtccatactagaccaTGATGGTCcatactggtccatactagaccaTGTTGGTCcatactggtccatactagaccatgttggtccatactagaccatgttggcccatactggtccatactagaccaTGTTGGTCcatactggtccatactagaccaCGTTGGTCcatactggtccata
This genomic interval carries:
- the Mlc1 gene encoding myosin light chain 1 isoform X6, with the protein product MAADLSARDVERVKFAFSIYDFEGNGTMDAYYIGDCLRALNLNPTLAVIEKVGGKDKRKEKIIKLDDFLPIFAQVKKDKDAGSYEDFMEVLKLYDKAENGTMMYAELEHILMSLGERLEKSELEPVLKECCNEEDEDGFIPYEPFLTKLCKDIK
- the Mlc1 gene encoding myosin light chain 1 isoform X5, which encodes MAADLSARDVERVKFAFSIYDFEGNGTMDAYYIGDCLRALNLNPTLAVIEKVGGKDKRKEKIIKLDDFLPIFAQVKKDKDAGSYEDFMEVLKLYDKAENGTMMYAELEHILMSLGERLEKSELEPVLKECCNEEDEDGFIPYEPFLKRVLAFKI
- the Mlc1 gene encoding myosin light chain 1 isoform X8, yielding MAADLSARDVERVKFAFSIYDFEGNGTMDAYYIGDCLRALNLNPTLAVIEKVGGKDKRKEKIIKLDDFLPIFAQVKKDKDAGSYEDFMEVLKLYDKAENGTMMYAELEHILMSLGERLEKSELEPVLKECCNEEDEDGFIPYEPFLKKMTQLL
- the Mlc1 gene encoding uncharacterized protein Mlc1 isoform X1 yields the protein MEVLKLYDKAENGTMMYAELEHILMSLGECVVSLGECVVSLGECVVSLGVVMEVLKLYDKAENGTMMYAELEHILMSLGECVVSLGECVVSLGVVMEVLKLYDKAENGTMMYAELEHILMSLGERLEKSELEPVLKECCNEEDEDGFIPYEPFLTKLCKDIK
- the Mlc1 gene encoding uncharacterized protein Mlc1 isoform X2, which codes for MEVLKLYDKAENGTMMYAELEHILMSLGECVVSLGECVVSLGECVVSLGVVMEVLKLYDKAENGTMMYAELEHILMSLGECVVSLGECVVSLGVVMEVLKLYDKAENGTMMYAELEHILMSLGERLEKSELEPVLKECCNEEDEDGFIPYEPFLKRVLAFKI
- the Mlc1 gene encoding uncharacterized protein Mlc1 isoform X3 — its product is MEVLKLYDKAENGTMMYAELEHILMSLGECVVSLGECVVSLGECVVSLGVVMEVLKLYDKAENGTMMYAELEHILMSLGECVVSLGECVVSLGVVMEVLKLYDKAENGTMMYAELEHILMSLGERLEKSELEPVLKECCNEEDEDGFIPYEPFLKKMTQLL